The following proteins are encoded in a genomic region of Gossypium hirsutum isolate 1008001.06 chromosome D05, Gossypium_hirsutum_v2.1, whole genome shotgun sequence:
- the LOC107905575 gene encoding glutamate receptor 2.7 has protein sequence MANDIKVNIQCIAAIVNYFRWRKVTVIYQDNNDFITDSVITLLSDSLRVVGSEIDHHLSFPSQSSVSEHNGAIEQELRKLRSNSNRVFILVQSSIRFAISLFDKAKQMCMMEKGYVWIVGDEIASLLDSIDSSALYNMQGVLGFRTSFIDSSKSFRRFKTKFRKHYGTRYAEEEEYSNPSIYALRAYDAAWTIAEAMDKSPANATSKELFKQMLSSNFEGLSGRIRFRNTTLLKHLPTFQVINVVGKSYREVAIW, from the coding sequence ATGGCTAATGACATCAAGGTCAACATACAATGCATTGCTGCCATCGTAAACTACTTCCGATGGAGAAAAGTGACTGTAATTTACCAAGATAACAATGATTTTATTACTGATTCTGTTATAACTCTGCTTTCTGACTCACTTAGAGTTGTTGGTTCAGAGATTGATCATCATTTATCTTTCCCTTCTCAATCATCTGTCTCGGAACATAATGGTGCCATCGAACAAGAGCTCAGGAAACTGAGGAGCAATAGCAACAGGGTCTTCATTCTAGTACAGTCCTCTATACGGTTCGCTATCTCGCTTTTCGACAAGGCTAAGCAAATGTGTATGATGGAAAAAGGATATGTATGGATTGTCGGTGATGAAATCGCCAGCCTTCTTGATTCTATTGATTCTTCAGCTCTTTATAACATGCAAGGCGTGCTCGGTTTCAGAACCAGTTTCATCGACTCTAGCAAGTCTTTTAGACGGTTCAAAACAAAATTCAGAAAGCACTACGGGACAAGATACGCTGAAGAAGAAGAGTATTCGAACCCAAGTATTTATGCCCTGCGAGCTTATGATGCAGCTTGGACAATTGCTGAAGCCATGGACAAATCACCAGCTAATGCCACATCCAAAGAATTGTTTAAACAAATGTTATCAAGTAACTTTGAAGGTTTAAGCGGAAGAATAAGATTCAGAAATACCACATTATTGAAACATCTTCCAACCTTTCAGGTCATTAATGTGGTAGGTAAAAGCTACAGAGAGGTTGCAATTTGGTAA
- the LOC107905577 gene encoding ABSCISIC ACID-INSENSITIVE 5-like protein 5, producing MKKTNKHLALPRRPKRRPKKQPEAQIILNLKNKILMGTNMNFGSNPPPSGDGGGNKPPGNNLLTRQPSIYSLTFDEFQSTMGGIGKDFGSMNMDELLRNIWNTEEIQTMASSGGVLEGNGGLQRQGSLTLPRTLSQKTVDEVWKDISKEYSLGKDGIGGGGGTNNMPQRQQTLGEMTLEEFLVRAGVVIEDTQLAGKVNNEGFFGGNNTGFEIGFQQGGKGPNLMGTRIPDGGNQIGIQASNLHPNVNGVRSNQHQLAQQHQHQQPIFPKQTGVGYGAQIPLQSGGQLGSPGIRSGMHGIGDQGISNGLIQAGALQGGGMGMVGLGGAVGVATGSPANQVSSDGIGKSSGDTSSVSPVPYVFNGSMRGRKYSAVEKVAERRQRRMIKNRESAARSRARKQAYTMELEAEVAKLKEENQELRKKHAEIMEMQKNQVIEMVDMQQGAKKRCLRRTQTGPW from the exons atgaaaaagACAAATAAACACTTGGCGCTTCCACGACGCCCCAAACGCCGTCCAAAGAAGCAACCAGAAGCACAAATTATATTAAACCTAAAAAACAAG ATTTTAATGGGGACTAACATGAACTTTGGAAGTAACCCACCGCCGTCAGGTGATGGCGGCGGGAACAAACCGCCGGGCAATAACCTGCTAACTAGACAGCCGTCAATCTATTCTCTAACCTTTGATGAGTTTCAAAGCACTATGGGTGGAATAGGCAAAGATTTTGGGTCAATGAACATGGATGAATTGTTGAGGAACATTTGGAATACTGAAGAAATTCAAACAATGGCTTCTTCCGGTGGTGTCCTAGAGGGAAATGGAGGGTTACAAAGGCAAGGCTCTTTGACTCTGCCAAGAACACTTAGCCAGAAAACAGTTGATGAAGTCTGGAAAGATATTTCAAAGGAGTATTCATTGGGGAAAGACGGTATTGGAGGTGGAGGAGGCACTAATAATATGCCACAAAGGCAGCAAACTTTAGGAGAGATGACTTTAGAGGAGTTTTTGGTGAGGGCTGGTGTGGTAATAGAGGATACCCAATTGGCTGGGAAGGTTAATAATGAGGGGTTCTTTGGTGGGAATAATACTGGTTTTGAAATTGGGTTTCAACAAGGTGGTAAAGGTCCAAATTTGATGGGAACTAGGATTCCTGATGGTGGTAACCAAATTGGTATTCAGGCTTCCAATTTGCATCCTAACGTTAATGGAGTTAGATCAAACCAGCACCAGTTGGCTCAGCAGCACCAACACCAACAACCAATCTTTCCTAAGCAAACAGGGGTGGGATATGGAGCTCAGATACCTTTACAAAGTGGTGGTCAGTTGGGGAGTCCTGGAATTCGGAGTGGAATGCATGGGATTGGGGATCAGGGAATAAGTAATGGTCTGATTCAGGCAGGTGCACTGCAAGGTGGAGGGATGGGGATGGTTGGTTTAGGAGGGGCGGTAGGTGTTGCGACCGGATCACCTGCTAACCAGGTTTCGTCAGATGGGATTGGGAAGAGCAGTGGAGATACTTCATCAGTTTCCCCAGTTCCTTATGTGTTTAATGGAAGCATGAGGGGTAGGAAATACAGTGCGGTGGAAAAGGTTGCTGAGAGGAGGCAAAGGAGAATGATAAAGAACAGAGAATCAGCTGCAAGATCACGAGCTCGCAAGCAG GCTTATACAATGGAATTGGAAGCAGAAGTTGCAAAGCTAAAAGAGGAGAATCAAGAATTGCGGAAGAAACAT GCAGAAATCATGGAAATGCAGAAAAATCAG GTCATTGAGATGGTGGATATGCAACAAGGAGCTAAGAAGCGATGCCTACGAAGAACCCAGACCGGTCCTTGGTGA
- the LOC107905576 gene encoding THO complex subunit 5B, producing the protein MEDGEIEEGMVVDERSESPAPPRKPQKSSYDTLKETKASVEAVVAKILSVKKEKKPKSELREQVTQMFLHFVNLRQANRSILLEEDKVKAETERAKAPVDFTTLQLHNLMYEKSHYLKAIKTCKDFKSKYPDIELVSEEEFFRDAPEEIKGSNLSDDSSHNLMLKRLNYELFQRKELCKLLEKLEQQKKSLLETIANRKKFLSSLPSHLKSLKKASLPVQNQLGVLHTKKLKQHNSAELLPPPLYVIYSQFMAQKEAFGEDIDLEIIGSLKDAQAFARQQANKDNGVSNSIESSRMEDDIPDEEDDGQRRRKRPKRVPSKEAIDQAGVYQVHPLKIILHIYDDEASDLGSTKLITLKFEYLLKLNVVCVGIEGSSEGPEYNILCNLFPDDTGLDLPHQSAKLFIGDGATFDEKRTSRPYKWAQHLAGIDFLPEVSPLLNSQEASNNETKSEAVISGLALYRQQNRVQTVVQRIRSRIKAELALAEQLDSLSKLKWPALNCKSVPWALHTPLCSLHSWSSVGSKVNEASSQPIIDSEPVQEPMDVDMDGRSGISKEELEGFREDGELPSLLSVPSVTNDAKLTPLKGSSLNHSKQLALISKSILSPGSRGKLPSFKKHDNECVFMLETDSEVDEPLETETENSSSTQCCEIAEKSWVDCGIKEFVLLLTRKMDTTGHNMKLEAKIKISMEYPLRPPLFTVNLYSPGESSSKNDYSGWQNEVRAMEAEVNLHMLKMVPPDDENYTLSHQVYCLAMLFDYYMDEATPSSEKRKSSSVIDVGLCKPVSGRILARSFRGRDRRKMISWKDMECTTGYPF; encoded by the exons ATGGAGGACGGAGAGATAGAGGAGGGAATGGTGGTGGACGAGAGATCAGAGTCACCAGCTCCGCCGCGCAAGCCTCAGAAATCTTCTTACGATACGCTTAAAGAAACCAAAGCCTCGGTCGAAGCAGTCGTCGCCAAAATCCTCTCtgtcaaaaaggaaaaaaaaccaaaatccgAGCTCAGAGAACAGGTCACCCAAATGTTCCTTCACTTCGTCAATCTCCGCCAG gCGAATCGTAGCATATTGTTGGAGGAAGACAAAGTGAAAGCGGAGACGGAACGCGCAAAGGCGCCGGTTGATTTCACGACGCTGCAGCTTCACAATTTAATGTACGAGAAGAGTCACTATTTGAAAGCTATAAAAACTTGCAAAGATTTCAAATCTAAGTATCCTGATATCGAGCTTGTATCCGAGGAGGAGTTTTTTCGCGATGCGCCTGAAGAAATTAAGGGTTCAAATTTGTCTGATGATAGCTCGCACAATTTGATGCTTAAGAGACTTAATTATGAGTTATTCCAG AGGAAAGAGCTATGCAAACTTTTAGAAAAGTTGGAACAACAGAAGAAAAGTCTTCTGGAGACGATAGCCAATCGGAAGAAGTTTCTGTCGAGTCTGCCATCACACCTCAAGTCCCTTAAGAAAGCATCGTTGCCTGTTCAGAATCAATTGGGTGTTTTGCATACAAAGAAACTGAAGCAACATAATTCAGCCGAACTTCTTCCACCTCCACTCTATGTGATTTACTCACAGTTCATGGCCCAGAAGGAAGCATTTGGTGAAGATATTGATCTGGAGATCATAGGAAGTCTGAAGGATGCTCAGGCTTTTGCCCGTCAGCAAGCAAATAAAGACAATG GCGTATCTAATAGTATAGAGAGCTCAAGGATGGAGGATGATATACCAGATGAGGAAGATGATGGACAGAGGAGGAGAAAACGACCAAAGAGGGTTCCCAGCAAGGAGGCTATTGATCAGGCGGGAGTCTATCAAGTTCATCCTCTGAAAATTATCCTACACATATATGATGATGAGGCATCTGATCTTGGATCCACAAAACTTATTACTTTGAAGTTTGAGTACCTGTTAAAGTTGAATGTTGTTTGCGTTGGGATTGAAGGATCATCTGAAGGACCTGAGTATAATATCCTCTGTAATTTATTTCCTGATGACACCGGACTGGATCTGCCTCACCAG TCAGCCAAGCTCTTCATTGGTGATGGGGCTACATTTGATGAAAAGAGAACTTCACGTCCATACAAGTGGGCCCAGCATTTGGCCGGAATTGATTTCTTACCTGAGGTTTCACCATTGCTTAATAGTCAGGAAGCTTCAAACAATGAAACCAAAAGCGAAGCTGTTATCTCTGGTCTTGCATTGTATCGCCAGCAGAACAGAGTGCAGACAGTCGTGCAAAGAATCCGCTCACGAATAAAAGCTGAGCTGGCTCTTGC GGAACAGCTTGATTCACTTTCGAAGCTTAAATGGCCTGCTCTGAATTGTAAAAGTGTTCCGTGGGCCTTGCATACTCCCTTGTGCAGTTTGCATAGTTGGTCATCTGTAGGATCCAAAGTCAACGAGGCTTCATCTCAACCTATTATTGACTCAGAACCAGTTCAAGAGCCCATGGATGTTGATATGGATGGAAGATCTGGTATCTCGAAGGAAGAGCTGGAGGGTTTTAGGGAAGATGGGGAGCTTCCATCTTTGCTTTCAGTTCCATCCGTCACAAATGATGCTAAACTTACTCCACTAAAGGGATCTAGTCTTAACCATTCCAAGCAGTTGGCCTTGATTTCGAAGAGCATTTTGTCCCCAGGCAGTAGGGGAAAATTACCTAGTTTCAAAAAACATGACAATGAGTGTGTCTTCATGCTAGAGACTGATAGTGAAGTGGATGAACCCCTAGAGACAGAGACTGAAAACTCTTCTTCTACTCAGTGCTGTGAAATAGCTGAAAAATCATGGGTTGACTGTGGTATCAAGGAATTTGTTCTTCTTTTAACGAGGAAAATGGACACAACTGGGCACAATATGAAACTAGAAGCCAAG ATTAAGATCAGCATGGAGTACCCTCTCAGGCCTCCTTTGTTTACTGTGAATCTTTACTCTCCTGGAGAAAGTTCTTCCAAGAATGACTATTCCGGGTGGCAGAATGAAGTTCGTGCTATGGAAGCTGAG GTAAATCTTCATATGTTAAAGATGGTACCCCCAGATGATGAAAACTATACATTATCACATCAAGTCTACTGTCTTGCTATGTTGTTTGACTATTACATGGATGAGGCAACTCCATCTTCCGAGAAGAGGAAGAGTAGTTCTGTGATTGATGTTGGATTGTGTAAACCTGTTAGTGGTAGGATTCTCGCCAGATCATTCAGGGGAAGGGATCGTCGGAAAATGATATCCTGGAAGGACATGGAATGCACTACTGGCTATCCTTTTTAG